The Streptococcus sp. 29896 genome includes a region encoding these proteins:
- a CDS encoding ASCH domain-containing protein: MTPTQLWQEFLAINSQAGPEPEAWAFGAEADRLAELVARGIKTSTSSAHALYAVEGEEIPTAGGYDIILDGQGQAVCIIQTTKVYVTPFSQVTEEHAYKEGEFRQEGDLSDIKAKSLIHWRQVHEELFTIWLAEAGLTFSEDMLVVCEEFELVYPKN; encoded by the coding sequence ATGACCCCAACACAACTCTGGCAAGAATTTCTTGCCATCAATTCCCAAGCAGGTCCTGAGCCGGAGGCCTGGGCCTTTGGGGCGGAAGCTGATCGACTGGCTGAATTGGTGGCTAGAGGCATCAAAACCTCGACCAGCTCTGCCCATGCCCTCTACGCAGTAGAGGGAGAAGAAATCCCGACGGCTGGTGGCTACGACATCATTCTCGATGGGCAAGGTCAGGCTGTGTGTATTATACAGACCACCAAGGTCTATGTGACGCCCTTTTCCCAAGTGACGGAAGAACATGCCTATAAGGAGGGCGAGTTCCGTCAGGAAGGTGACTTGTCTGACATAAAAGCGAAAAGTCTGATCCACTGGCGGCAGGTCCACGAAGAACTTTTCACAATCTGGCTGGCAGAAGCAGGTCTGACCTTCTCAGAGGATATGCTGGTTGTCTGTGAAGAATTTGAATTGGTTTACCCTAAAAATTAG
- a CDS encoding GNAT family N-acetyltransferase gives MMLETNRLLLRPWSESDAVDLFSQAIHPDVGPAAGWPVHQSLEESREIIKTVLSQPETYALVLKETGQVIGSIGLMIGKQSGLDLPDSEAELGYWLGQSFWGQGLIPEASQVLLDYGFAQLSLDKIWCCAFVENSKSLRVQEKLGFVYQYLLEDVHFPLIDEVRTEKVSLLTREEWYSRKEKT, from the coding sequence ATGATGTTAGAAACCAATCGTCTTTTGCTCCGTCCTTGGAGCGAGTCAGACGCAGTTGACTTATTTTCTCAGGCTATTCATCCAGATGTAGGACCCGCAGCAGGTTGGCCAGTTCATCAAAGTCTGGAAGAAAGTCGAGAAATCATCAAGACTGTCCTCAGTCAACCAGAAACCTATGCCCTTGTCCTCAAAGAAACAGGCCAGGTCATTGGCAGTATTGGCCTCATGATTGGCAAGCAGAGCGGGCTTGATTTGCCAGATTCAGAAGCAGAACTGGGCTACTGGCTTGGACAATCGTTTTGGGGACAGGGTCTCATTCCAGAAGCTAGTCAAGTTTTACTGGATTACGGATTTGCCCAGTTGAGTTTAGATAAGATTTGGTGTTGTGCATTTGTAGAAAATAGCAAGTCCCTACGTGTCCAAGAAAAGCTGGGTTTTGTTTACCAATACCTCTTGGAAGATGTGCATTTCCCACTCATTGATGAAGTCCGTACTGAAAAAGTGAGTTTATTGACGAGAGAGGAATGGTATTCTAGAAAGGAAAAAACATGA
- a CDS encoding 3-oxoacyl-ACP reductase: MTKTALITGVSSGIGLAQAEIFLENGWRVYGIDQASKPDLSGDFHFLQLDLTGDLSPVFSWCQTVDALCNTAGILDDYRPHLDIEEEELARIFAVNFFAVTRLTRPYLQQMVDRQAGIIINMCSIASSLAGGGGSAYTASKHALAGFTKQLALDYAKDKVQVFGIAPGAVQTGMTQKDFEPGGLADWVADQTPIGRWTQPIEIAELTFMLATGKLASMQGQIITIDGGWSLK, from the coding sequence ATGACTAAGACAGCCCTCATCACCGGCGTTTCCAGCGGCATTGGACTAGCGCAGGCGGAGATTTTTTTGGAAAATGGCTGGCGTGTCTACGGGATTGATCAGGCCAGCAAGCCTGATTTGTCAGGCGATTTCCACTTTCTACAACTAGACCTAACTGGTGATTTATCCCCAGTCTTTTCCTGGTGCCAGACAGTTGATGCTCTCTGTAATACCGCAGGCATTCTAGACGATTACCGCCCCCACCTAGATATTGAGGAGGAAGAATTAGCTCGCATCTTTGCGGTGAATTTTTTCGCGGTGACAAGACTAACCCGCCCTTATCTGCAACAAATGGTGGACAGACAGGCGGGCATCATTATCAATATGTGCTCCATTGCCTCCAGTCTAGCAGGTGGAGGGGGCTCAGCCTACACCGCCTCCAAGCACGCTTTGGCCGGTTTTACCAAGCAGTTGGCACTGGACTATGCCAAGGACAAGGTCCAGGTCTTTGGCATCGCTCCTGGTGCTGTCCAGACAGGAATGACCCAGAAGGACTTTGAGCCTGGCGGTCTGGCGGACTGGGTGGCAGACCAGACCCCTATCGGACGCTGGACTCAGCCTATCGAAATCGCAGAGCTGACCTTCATGCTGGCTACTGGCAAACTGGCCTCCATGCAAGGCCAGATTATCACCATTGACGGTGGCTGGAGTTTGAAGTAG
- a CDS encoding DUF2829 domain-containing protein — MTFEEILPGLKAKKKYVRTGWGGAENYVQLFDTIEVHGQKLEATPYFLINVTGEGEGFSMWSPTPCDVLATDWVEVHD; from the coding sequence ATGACATTTGAAGAGATTTTACCAGGCTTGAAGGCCAAGAAAAAGTACGTTCGCACAGGTTGGGGCGGAGCGGAGAACTACGTCCAGCTCTTCGACACCATTGAGGTCCACGGGCAAAAGCTGGAGGCGACGCCTTATTTCCTCATCAACGTGACAGGCGAGGGCGAAGGTTTCTCCATGTGGAGCCCGACCCCTTGCGATGTCCTTGCGACCGACTGGGTGGAAGTCCATGACTAA
- a CDS encoding PadR family transcriptional regulator: MKETQMLKGVLDGCVLQIISQKEIYGYELVQELRNQGFENMVGGTVYPLLQKLEKNSLILSQNKPSPDGPDRKYFYLTDQGKAYLEDFWSQWTELVQKVQRLKGE, translated from the coding sequence ATGAAAGAAACCCAGATGCTCAAGGGGGTCCTGGATGGCTGTGTATTGCAAATCATCAGCCAGAAGGAAATTTACGGTTATGAGCTAGTTCAGGAGTTGAGAAATCAGGGCTTTGAAAACATGGTCGGAGGGACAGTCTATCCCCTCCTTCAGAAGTTAGAAAAAAATAGCCTGATTCTTAGTCAGAACAAGCCATCACCAGATGGACCTGATAGGAAGTATTTTTATCTGACAGACCAGGGAAAGGCTTATCTAGAAGATTTTTGGAGCCAATGGACGGAATTGGTTCAAAAGGTTCAGCGATTGAAAGGAGAGTAG